One part of the Arabidopsis thaliana chromosome 1 sequence genome encodes these proteins:
- a CDS encoding myosin heavy chain, embryonic smooth protein, which yields MEEATKVSSDVPQAKEVTKEDTVMEKEEEDTIFDGGFVKVEKEGINKKYDDDDDEKAEKQLKSLEDALQLHDVKHKELTEVKEAFDGLGLELENSRKKMIELEDRIRISALEAEKLEELQKQSASELEEKLKISDERYSKTDALLSQALSQNSVLEQKLKSLEELSEKVSELKSALIVAEEEGKKSSIQMQEYQEKVSKLESSLNQSSARNSELEEDLRIALQKGAEHEDIGNVSTKRSVELQGLFQTSQLKLEKAEEKLKDLEAIQVKNSSLEATLSVAMEKERDLSENLNAVMEKLKSSEERLEKQAREIDEATTRSIELEALHKHSELKVQKTMEDFSSRDTEAKSLTEKSKDLEEKIRVYEGKLAEACGQSLSLQEELDQSSAENELLADTNNQLKIKIQELEGYLDSEKETAIEKLNQKDTEAKDLITKLKSHENVIEEHKRQVLEASGVADTRKVEVEEALLKLNTLESTIEELEKENGDLAEVNIKLNQKLANQGSETDDFQAKLSVLEAEKYQQAKELQITIEDLTKQLTSERERLRSQISSLEEEKNQVNEIYQSTKNELVKLQAQLQVDKSKSDDMVSQIEKLSALVAEKSVLESKFEQVEIHLKEEVEKVAELTSKLQEHKHKASDRDVLEEKAIQLHKELQASHTAISEQKEALSHKHSELEATLKKSQEELDAKKSVIVHLESKLNELEQKVKLADAKSKETESTGKEEEVEVKSRDSDLSFSNPKQTKIKKNLDAASSSGHVMIQKAETWHLMTLKIALGVALVSVILGIIVGKNY from the exons ATGGAAGAAGCAACAAAAGTGAGTTCAGACGTCCCTCAAGCTAAG GAAGTGACAAAGGAAGATACTGTcatggagaaagaagaggaggaTACAATATTTGATGGTGGATTTGTAAAAGTTGAGAAAGAAGGGATCAACAAaaagtatgatgatgatgatgatgagaaagcAGAGAAGCAGTTGAAGTCTTTAGAAGATGCTTTGCAGTTACATGATGTTAAACATAAGGAACTAACTGAAGTTAAGGAAGCTTTTGATGGGTTAGGTCTCGAGCTTGAGAACtcgagaaagaagatgatagaGTTGGAGGACAGGATAAGAATTTCTGCTTTAGAGGCAGAGAAACTTGAAGAGCTTCAAAAGCAAAGTGCATCAGAACTTGAAGAGAAACTAAAGATTTCAGATGAAAGATACTCCAAAACAGATGCTCTTTTATCTCAAGCTTTGTCCCAAAACTCTGTTCTTGAGCAGAAACTGAAATCTTTGGAGGAATTATCCGAGAAAGTATCTGAATTAAAATCTGCTTTGATAGTGGCTGAAGAGGAAGGAAAGAAGTCGAGCATTCAGATGCAGGAATACCAAGAAAAGGTAAGTAAATTGGAGTCATCTTTGAACCAATCATCGGCGAGAAACtcagagcttgaagaagatttGAGAATTGCTTTGCAGAAAGGTGCAGAGCATGAAGATATTGGAAATGTGAGTACTAAGCGCAGCGTTGAACTACAAGGTCTATTCCAAACATCTCAGTTAAAACTagagaaagcagaggaaaAATTGAAAGACTTGGAAGCAATACAAGTGAAAAACTCGAGCCTTGAAGCTACTTTAAGCGTTGcaatggagaaagagagggaCTTGTCAGAAAATCTTAATGCTGTGATGGAGAAGCTGAAATCCTCTGAAGAGAGACTTGAGAAGCAAGCAAGAGAAATAGACGAAGCTACCACAAGAAGCATAGAGCTTGAAGCTTTGCATAAACACTCAGAGCTTAAAGTTCAAAAGACAATGGAGGATTTTAGTAGCAGAGATACAGAGGCCAAGTCTTTGACTGAGAAATCAAAAGATCTCGAGGAGAAAATAAGAGTATATGAAGGGAAATTGGCTGAAGCATGTGGTCAATCACTGTCTTTGCAAGAAGAACTTGATCAGTCGTCTGCGGAGAATGAGTTACTAGCAGATACAAACAACCAGCTCAagatcaagattcaagaacttGAAGGATATCTGGATTCTGAGAAGGAAACCGCAATCGAAAAGTTAAACCAGAAAGACACAGAAGCTAAAGACTTGATTACAAAGTTGAAATCCCATGAAAACGTAATCGAGGAGCACAAAAGGCAGGTTCTTGAAGCATCTGGAGTTGCTGATACTAGAAAAGTGGAGGTAGAAGAGGCTTTGTTGAAACTTAACACTCTTGAGTCTACAATCGAAGAGCTTGAGAAAGAGAATGGAGATTTGGCTGAAGTGAATATAAAGCTGAACCAGAAACTAGCAAATCAAGGGTCAGAGACCGACGATTTTCAGGCTAAGCTCTCTGTTTTAGAGGCTGAGAAATATCAACAAGCTAAAGAACTTCAGATAACCATAGAAGATCTAACAAAACAGCTTACTTCTGAAAGAGAAAGACTACGATCACAG ATCTCTTCccttgaagaagagaaaaaccaagtCAATGAGATATATCAGAGCACAAAGAATGAGCTCGTAAAGCTTCAAGCACAACTCCAAGTAGACAAGTCTAAATCCGATGATATGGTATCCCAAATCGAGAAGCTCAGTGCCTTGGTTGCTGAAAAGTCGGTGTTGGAGTCAAAATTTGAACAAGTAGAAATACATTTGAAAGAAGAG GTGGAAAAAGTAGCAGAATTGACCTCAAAATTGCAGGAACATAAACATAAGGCGAGTGACCGAGATGTGCTTGAAGAGAAAGCAATTCAGCTTCATAAAGAGCTTCAAGCTTCTCACACAGCCATTTCTGAACAg AAAGAAGCCTTGTCTCATAAGCATTCAGAGTTGGAAGCTACTTTAAAGAAATCACAAGAAGAGCTTGATGCTAAAAAATCTGTGATCGTTCATCTCGAATCGAAGTTGAATGAGCTTGAACAGAAAGTGAAGCTTGCAGATGCTAAATCTAAG GAAACTGAGTCTACgggaaaagaggaagaagtagaAGTGAAATCTCGAGACAGTGACTTATCTTTTTCAAATCCAAAGCAAACTAAGATCAAGAAGAACTTGGATGCTGCTTCGTCTTCAGGGCACGTTATGATTCAGAAAGCTGAAACATGGCATCTCATGACATTGAAGATCGCACTTGGAGTGGCTCTTGTCTCTGTCATTCTAGGTATCATTGTTGggaaaaattattga
- a CDS encoding GPI inositol-deacylase C, putative (DUF1218) (Protein of unknown function (DUF1218); FUNCTIONS IN: molecular_function unknown; INVOLVED IN: biological_process unknown; LOCATED IN: endomembrane system; CONTAINS InterPro DOMAIN/s: Protein of unknown function DUF1218 (InterPro:IPR009606); BEST Arabidopsis thaliana protein match is: Protein of unknown function (DUF1218) (TAIR:AT2G32280.1); Has 30201 Blast hits to 17322 proteins in 780 species: Archae - 12; Bacteria - 1396; Metazoa - 17338; Fungi - 3422; Plants - 5037; Viruses - 0; Other Eukaryotes - 2996 (source: NCBI BLink).), whose product MEEGKGTEKKGCIITVIIVCIVLTVGLDIVAGFVGLQAQAAQQYVKHDKLECKAPSKTAFVLGIIAVSCLATAHVSANVIGCSISNLFQALGALPKNKITTYFNMACLFLIWVVGIFGALILANGIWSNTESRIRCRFTNNHVFSIGGKVCFLHAIVSGIYYISSIVARARHFHRTKPNKTKPSELKPIPTEPNEAEPNSTPNP is encoded by the exons ATGGAAGAGGGGAAAGGAACGGAGAAGAAAGGATGCATAATTACCGTCATCATTGTTTGCATTGTTTTGACTGTAGGCTTAGATATCGTCGCTGGTTTCGTCGGATTACAAGCCCAAGCCGCCCAacaatat GTGAAGCACGATAAGCTCGAGTGTAAAGCTCCAAGCAAAACAGCTTTCGTGTTAGGGATAATTGCAGTGTCATGTTTGGCAACAGCTCATGTCAGTGCCAATGTGATCGGATGCTCTATCTCCAATCTATTCCAAGCACTCGGCGCCTTACCTAAGAATAAGATCACTACATACTTCAACATGGCATGCCTTTTTCTCATTTG GGTCGTAGGAATCTTTGGAGCATTGATCCTTGCGAATGGGATATGGTCGAACACAGAGTCAAGAATAAGATGTAGATTCACAAACAACCATGTGTTCTCTATTGGAGGCAAAGTGTGTTTCCTTCATGCCATTGTTTCTGGCATATATTACATATCGTCTATTGTAGCAAGGGCTCGGCATTTTcaccgaaccaaaccaaacaaaactaaaccatCTGAACTCAAACCGATCCCAACTGAACCAAACGAAGCTGAACCAAACTCTACACCCAACCCATAA
- the ZIP5 gene encoding zinc transporter 5 precursor (zinc transporter 5 precursor (ZIP5); FUNCTIONS IN: cation transmembrane transporter activity, metal ion transmembrane transporter activity; INVOLVED IN: response to zinc ion, cation transport; LOCATED IN: endomembrane system, integral to membrane, membrane; EXPRESSED IN: 10 plant structures; EXPRESSED DURING: LP.06 six leaves visible, LP.04 four leaves visible, 4 anthesis, C globular stage, petal differentiation and expansion stage; CONTAINS InterPro DOMAIN/s: Zinc/iron permease, fungal/plant (InterPro:IPR004698), Zinc/iron permease (InterPro:IPR003689); BEST Arabidopsis thaliana protein match is: zinc transporter 3 precursor (TAIR:AT2G32270.1); Has 35333 Blast hits to 34131 proteins in 2444 species: Archae - 798; Bacteria - 22429; Metazoa - 974; Fungi - 991; Plants - 531; Viruses - 0; Other Eukaryotes - 9610 (source: NCBI BLink).), whose protein sequence is MRITQNVKLLLFFFFFISFLFIAVSAGESKCECSHEDDEANKAGAKKYKIAAIPSVLAAGVIGVMFPLLGKFFPSLKPETTFFFVTKAFAAGVILATGFMHVLPEGYEKLTSPCLKGEAWEFPFTGFIAMVAAILTLSVDSFATSYFHKAHFKTSKRIGDGEEQDAGGGGGGGDELGLHVHAHGHTHGIVGVESGESQVQLHRTRVVAQVLEVGIIVHSVVIGISLGASQSPDTAKALFAALMFHQCFEGLGLGGCIAQVIISSLFS, encoded by the exons ATGAGAATCACACAAAACGTCAAGctcttactcttcttcttcttcttcatctccttcctcttcatcGCCGTATCCGCCGGCGAGTCTAAATGCGAGTGTTCACACGAAGACGACGAGGCAAACAAAGCCGGagcaaaaaaatacaagatcGCCGCAATTCCTTCCGTTCTGGCCGCCGGAGTTATCGGCGTTATGTTTCCGTTACTAGGCAAGTTCTTCCCGTCGCTTAAACCGGAGACGACTTTCTTCTTCGTGACGAAAGCCTTCGCCGCCGGCGTAATCCTCGCAACGGGGTTTATGCATGTGTTGCCTGAAGGTTACGAGAAGCTGACGTCACCGTGTCTGAAAGGAGAAGCCTGGGAGTTTCCGTTCACAGGCTTTATCGCGATGGTCGCTGCGATTTTGACTCTTTCCGTTGACTCTTTTGCCACGTCGTATTTCCATAAAGCGCATTTTAAAACGTCTAAGAGGATTGGTGACGGTGAGGAACAAGACGCTGGCGGTGGCGGTGGCGGTGGAGACGAGCTCGGGTTGCACGTGCATGCTCACGGTCACACGCACGGGATTGTTGGCGTGGAATCTGGTGAATCCCAGGTTCAGCTTCACCGGACTCGAGTTGTTGCACAG GTGTTGGAAGTGGGAATAATAGTACATTCAGTGGTAATAGGAATATCACTGGGAGCATCACAAAGTCCAGACACTGCCAAAGCTCTCTTTGCTGCTTTAATGTTTCATCAATGCTTCGAGGGTCTTGGTCTTGGTGGTTGCATCGCCCAGGTAATTAtatcctctcttttttcataa
- a CDS encoding myosin heavy chain, embryonic smooth protein, with protein sequence MEEATKVSSDVPQAKEVTKEDTVMEKEEEDTIFDGGFVKVEKEGINKKYDDDDDEKAEKQLKSLEDALQLHDVKHKELTEVKEAFDGLGLELENSRKKMIELEDRIRISALEAEKLEELQKQSASELEEKLKISDERYSKTDALLSQALSQNSVLEQKLKSLEELSEKVSELKSALIVAEEEGKKSSIQMQEYQEKVSKLESSLNQSSARNSELEEDLRIALQKGAEHEDIGNVSTKRSVELQGLFQTSQLKLEKAEEKLKDLEAIQVKNSSLEATLSVAMEKERDLSENLNAVMEKLKSSEERLEKQAREIDEATTRSIELEALHKHSELKVQKTMEDFSSRDTEAKSLTEKSKDLEEKIRVYEGKLAEACGQSLSLQEELDQSSAENELLADTNNQLKIKIQELEGYLDSEKETAIEKLNQKDTEAKDLITKLKSHENVIEEHKRQVLEASGVADTRKVEVEEALLKLNTLESTIEELEKENGDLAEVNIKLNQKLANQGSETDDFQAKLSVLEAEKYQQAKELQITIEDLTKQLTSERERLRSQISSLEEEKNQVNEIYQSTKNELVKLQAQLQVDKSKSDDMVSQIEKLSALVAEKSVLESKFEQVEIHLKEEVEKVAELTSKLQEHKHKASDRDVLEEKAIQLHKELQASHTAISEQVNKYFFSFF encoded by the exons ATGGAAGAAGCAACAAAAGTGAGTTCAGACGTCCCTCAAGCTAAG GAAGTGACAAAGGAAGATACTGTcatggagaaagaagaggaggaTACAATATTTGATGGTGGATTTGTAAAAGTTGAGAAAGAAGGGATCAACAAaaagtatgatgatgatgatgatgagaaagcAGAGAAGCAGTTGAAGTCTTTAGAAGATGCTTTGCAGTTACATGATGTTAAACATAAGGAACTAACTGAAGTTAAGGAAGCTTTTGATGGGTTAGGTCTCGAGCTTGAGAACtcgagaaagaagatgatagaGTTGGAGGACAGGATAAGAATTTCTGCTTTAGAGGCAGAGAAACTTGAAGAGCTTCAAAAGCAAAGTGCATCAGAACTTGAAGAGAAACTAAAGATTTCAGATGAAAGATACTCCAAAACAGATGCTCTTTTATCTCAAGCTTTGTCCCAAAACTCTGTTCTTGAGCAGAAACTGAAATCTTTGGAGGAATTATCCGAGAAAGTATCTGAATTAAAATCTGCTTTGATAGTGGCTGAAGAGGAAGGAAAGAAGTCGAGCATTCAGATGCAGGAATACCAAGAAAAGGTAAGTAAATTGGAGTCATCTTTGAACCAATCATCGGCGAGAAACtcagagcttgaagaagatttGAGAATTGCTTTGCAGAAAGGTGCAGAGCATGAAGATATTGGAAATGTGAGTACTAAGCGCAGCGTTGAACTACAAGGTCTATTCCAAACATCTCAGTTAAAACTagagaaagcagaggaaaAATTGAAAGACTTGGAAGCAATACAAGTGAAAAACTCGAGCCTTGAAGCTACTTTAAGCGTTGcaatggagaaagagagggaCTTGTCAGAAAATCTTAATGCTGTGATGGAGAAGCTGAAATCCTCTGAAGAGAGACTTGAGAAGCAAGCAAGAGAAATAGACGAAGCTACCACAAGAAGCATAGAGCTTGAAGCTTTGCATAAACACTCAGAGCTTAAAGTTCAAAAGACAATGGAGGATTTTAGTAGCAGAGATACAGAGGCCAAGTCTTTGACTGAGAAATCAAAAGATCTCGAGGAGAAAATAAGAGTATATGAAGGGAAATTGGCTGAAGCATGTGGTCAATCACTGTCTTTGCAAGAAGAACTTGATCAGTCGTCTGCGGAGAATGAGTTACTAGCAGATACAAACAACCAGCTCAagatcaagattcaagaacttGAAGGATATCTGGATTCTGAGAAGGAAACCGCAATCGAAAAGTTAAACCAGAAAGACACAGAAGCTAAAGACTTGATTACAAAGTTGAAATCCCATGAAAACGTAATCGAGGAGCACAAAAGGCAGGTTCTTGAAGCATCTGGAGTTGCTGATACTAGAAAAGTGGAGGTAGAAGAGGCTTTGTTGAAACTTAACACTCTTGAGTCTACAATCGAAGAGCTTGAGAAAGAGAATGGAGATTTGGCTGAAGTGAATATAAAGCTGAACCAGAAACTAGCAAATCAAGGGTCAGAGACCGACGATTTTCAGGCTAAGCTCTCTGTTTTAGAGGCTGAGAAATATCAACAAGCTAAAGAACTTCAGATAACCATAGAAGATCTAACAAAACAGCTTACTTCTGAAAGAGAAAGACTACGATCACAG ATCTCTTCccttgaagaagagaaaaaccaagtCAATGAGATATATCAGAGCACAAAGAATGAGCTCGTAAAGCTTCAAGCACAACTCCAAGTAGACAAGTCTAAATCCGATGATATGGTATCCCAAATCGAGAAGCTCAGTGCCTTGGTTGCTGAAAAGTCGGTGTTGGAGTCAAAATTTGAACAAGTAGAAATACATTTGAAAGAAGAG GTGGAAAAAGTAGCAGAATTGACCTCAAAATTGCAGGAACATAAACATAAGGCGAGTGACCGAGATGTGCTTGAAGAGAAAGCAATTCAGCTTCATAAAGAGCTTCAAGCTTCTCACACAGCCATTTCTGAACAggttaataaatatttctttagcttcttctaa
- a CDS encoding Pectin lyase-like superfamily protein (Pectin lyase-like superfamily protein; FUNCTIONS IN: pectinesterase activity; INVOLVED IN: cell wall modification; LOCATED IN: endomembrane system, cell wall, plant-type cell wall; EXPRESSED IN: 12 plant structures; EXPRESSED DURING: 6 growth stages; CONTAINS InterPro DOMAIN/s: Pectinesterase, active site (InterPro:IPR018040), Pectin lyase fold/virulence factor (InterPro:IPR011050), Pectinesterase, catalytic (InterPro:IPR000070); BEST Arabidopsis thaliana protein match is: Pectin lyase-like superfamily protein (TAIR:AT2G36710.1); Has 4576 Blast hits to 3466 proteins in 439 species: Archae - 11; Bacteria - 724; Metazoa - 994; Fungi - 355; Plants - 1773; Viruses - 6; Other Eukaryotes - 713 (source: NCBI BLink).), whose amino-acid sequence MKIISLSISIGIAIIAVLASKTLFKTHPEAFGIKAISYSFKKSLCDHHHHHHHHHHHHHRHKPSDTKRKVSICDDFPKNIPPLDTDTTSYLCVDKNGCCNFTTVQSAVDAVGNFSQRRNVIWINSGMYYEKVVIPKTKPNITLQGQGFDITAIAWNDTAYSANGTFYCATVQVFGSQFVAKNISFMNVAPIPKPGDVGAQAVAIRIAGDESAFVGCGFFGAQDTLHDDRGRHYFKDCYIQGSIDFIFGNAKSLYQDCRIISMANQLSPGSKAVNGAVTANGRSSKDENSGFSFVNCTIGGTGHVWLGRAWRPYSRVVFVSTTMTDVIAPEGWNNFNDPSRDATIFYGEYNCSGPGADMSKRAPYVQKLNETQVALLINTSFIDGDQWLQFSDL is encoded by the exons ATGAAAATAATCTCATTATCCATATCCATAGGTATCGCAATAATTGCCGTTCTGGCATCTAAAACTCTCTTTAAAACACATCCTGAAGCTTTTGGTATCAAAGCAATATCATATTCATTCAAGAAATCCTTATGtgatcaccatcaccatcatcatcatcatcatcatcaccaccaccggCATAAACCTTCGGATACCAAAAGAAAGGTATCAATATGCGACGATTTCCCTAAAAATATACCTCCATTGGACACCGACACAACATCCTATCTCTGCGTGGATAAGAACGGTTGCTGCAATTTCACGACGGTGCAATCGGCCGTGGACGCAGTGGGGAATTTCAGTCAAAGAAGGAACGTGATTTGGATAAACTCCGGCATGTACTA TGAAAAAGTGGTGATTCCGAAGACTAAACCAAACATAACGTTGCAAGGACAAGGCTTCGACATTACAGCCATTGCGTGGAACGACACTGCCTACTCAGCTAATGGCACATTTTATTGTGCCACGGTCCAAGTCTTTGGTTCTCAGTTCGTCGCTAAGAACATCAGTTTCATG AACGTGGCACCGATACCAAAGCCAGGAGACGTAGGAGCTCAGGCGGTGGCAATAAGAATCGCCGGAGATGAATCAGCGTTTGTGGGATGCGGTTTCTTCGGAGCACAAGACACTCTTCATGACGATAGAGGTCGTCATTACTTCAAGGATTGTTACATTCAAGGATccattgatttcatcttcgGCAACGCTAAGTCTCTCTATCag GACTGTCGAATAATATCAATGGCTAATCAATTGAGCCCAGGTTCAAAAGCAGTTAACGGAGCCGTGACTGCAAATGGGCGTAGCTCCAAGGACGAGAACAGTGGCTTCTCCTTCGTCAACTGCACAATCGGTGGAACTGGTCACGTGTGGCTAGGTCGTGCATGGCGGCCTTACTCACGTGTGGTTTTCGTTTCCACTACTATGACCGATGTTATCGCACCCGAAGGCTGGAACAACTTCAACGATCCCTCTAGGGACGC gACTATATTTTATGGAGAGTATAATTGTTCGGGTCCAGGAGCAGATATGTCAAAGAGAGCACCATATGTTCAAAAACTTAATGAGACTCAAGTTGCTCTATTAATTAACACGTCTTTTATTGATGGAGATCAATGGTTACAGTTTTCTGACCTTTAA
- a CDS encoding uncharacterized protein (unknown protein; Has 6 Blast hits to 6 proteins in 2 species: Archae - 0; Bacteria - 0; Metazoa - 0; Fungi - 0; Plants - 6; Viruses - 0; Other Eukaryotes - 0 (source: NCBI BLink).), with translation MADHNNTPPFDLTKLDHYIKYQPREEAEDFFVHVEVKVLGKGSSPLEISFSTSVYEFVWEDEDCYELVELYEFFTEDAGIDAFEAQFLVNDLILYVNKTTRPLDEDFTGVFKLMAEVTLKPVQLNHAGSQKTESQQP, from the coding sequence ATGGCTGATCACAACAACACTCCTCCCTTTGACCTAACGAAACTCGACCATTACATCAAATACCAACCAcgagaagaagctgaagatttttttgttcatgtcGAGGTCAAGGTTCTCGGAAAAGGATCTTCTCCGTTAGAGATCTCCTTCTCAACTTCGGTCTATGAATTCGTCTGGGAAGACGAAGATTGTTATGAGTTAGTTGAACTCTACGAATTCTTTACCGAGGATGCTGGAATAGATGCATTCGAGGCTCAGTTCTTGGTCAATGACTTGATTTTGTACGTTAATAAGACGACACGACCGCTTGATGAGGACTTCACTGGAGTTTTCAAGTTGATGGCCGAAGTTACGTTAAAACCGGTCCAGCTTAACCATGCCGGTTCACAGAAAACCGAATCCCAACAACCGTAG
- the ZIP5 gene encoding zinc transporter 5 precursor (zinc transporter 5 precursor (ZIP5); FUNCTIONS IN: cation transmembrane transporter activity, metal ion transmembrane transporter activity; INVOLVED IN: response to zinc ion, cation transport; LOCATED IN: endomembrane system, integral to membrane, membrane; EXPRESSED IN: 10 plant structures; EXPRESSED DURING: LP.06 six leaves visible, LP.04 four leaves visible, 4 anthesis, C globular stage, petal differentiation and expansion stage; CONTAINS InterPro DOMAIN/s: Zinc/iron permease, fungal/plant (InterPro:IPR004698), Zinc/iron permease (InterPro:IPR003689); BEST Arabidopsis thaliana protein match is: zinc transporter 3 precursor (TAIR:AT2G32270.1); Has 1970 Blast hits to 1847 proteins in 292 species: Archae - 0; Bacteria - 139; Metazoa - 489; Fungi - 625; Plants - 507; Viruses - 0; Other Eukaryotes - 210 (source: NCBI BLink).) → MRITQNVKLLLFFFFFISFLFIAVSAGESKCECSHEDDEANKAGAKKYKIAAIPSVLAAGVIGVMFPLLGKFFPSLKPETTFFFVTKAFAAGVILATGFMHVLPEGYEKLTSPCLKGEAWEFPFTGFIAMVAAILTLSVDSFATSYFHKAHFKTSKRIGDGEEQDAGGGGGGGDELGLHVHAHGHTHGIVGVESGESQVQLHRTRVVAQVLEVGIIVHSVVIGISLGASQSPDTAKALFAALMFHQCFEGLGLGGCIAQGNFNCMSITIMSIFFSVTTPVGIAVGMAISSSYDDSSPTALIVQGVLNAASAGILIYMSLVDFLAADFMHPKMQSNTRLQIMAHISLLVGAGVMSLLAKWA, encoded by the exons ATGAGAATCACACAAAACGTCAAGctcttactcttcttcttcttcttcatctccttcctcttcatcGCCGTATCCGCCGGCGAGTCTAAATGCGAGTGTTCACACGAAGACGACGAGGCAAACAAAGCCGGagcaaaaaaatacaagatcGCCGCAATTCCTTCCGTTCTGGCCGCCGGAGTTATCGGCGTTATGTTTCCGTTACTAGGCAAGTTCTTCCCGTCGCTTAAACCGGAGACGACTTTCTTCTTCGTGACGAAAGCCTTCGCCGCCGGCGTAATCCTCGCAACGGGGTTTATGCATGTGTTGCCTGAAGGTTACGAGAAGCTGACGTCACCGTGTCTGAAAGGAGAAGCCTGGGAGTTTCCGTTCACAGGCTTTATCGCGATGGTCGCTGCGATTTTGACTCTTTCCGTTGACTCTTTTGCCACGTCGTATTTCCATAAAGCGCATTTTAAAACGTCTAAGAGGATTGGTGACGGTGAGGAACAAGACGCTGGCGGTGGCGGTGGCGGTGGAGACGAGCTCGGGTTGCACGTGCATGCTCACGGTCACACGCACGGGATTGTTGGCGTGGAATCTGGTGAATCCCAGGTTCAGCTTCACCGGACTCGAGTTGTTGCACAG GTGTTGGAAGTGGGAATAATAGTACATTCAGTGGTAATAGGAATATCACTGGGAGCATCACAAAGTCCAGACACTGCCAAAGCTCTCTTTGCTGCTTTAATGTTTCATCAATGCTTCGAGGGTCTTGGTCTTGGTGGTTGCATCGCCCAG GGAAATTTCAATTGTATGTCAATTACAATAATGTCGATCTTTTTCTCTGTAACGACGCCGGTAGGAATCGCGGTTGGAATGGCAATTTCAAGCTCTTATGATGATTCGAGTCCAACGGCTCTGATCGTACAGGGAGTCCTTAACGCTGCATCTGCAGGCATCCTCATCTATATGTCTCTAGTGGACTTTCTCGCAGCAGATTTTATGCACCCTAAGATGCAGTCTAACACTAGACTTCAAATCATGGCTCatatctctcttcttgttgGAGCAGGGGTTATGTCACTTTTAGCTAAATGGGCTTAA